One region of Cryptococcus deuterogattii R265 chromosome 14, complete sequence genomic DNA includes:
- a CDS encoding alpha-1,3/alpha-1,6-mannosyltransferase, giving the protein MDRPLRIGFIHPDLGIGGAERLVVDAALSLKNKGHHVTIFTSRHDPSRCFPETIDGTLQVHVLGSSLPRSLHPKVPLTILFSILRSLFLAVLLLTSLLLPGPPSIINPLSPLQGFDIFFVDQQSVAVPLLRFVSGTRVVFYCHFPDKLLSGGWEIDVGENKAVLERKGVGILKRMYRWPIDKLEEYTTGQSDIIISNSEFSSRVFALAFPYLADQPRRVVYPCIDVSSYTSTSSDVKDESVKLVQSNQPTIISFNRFEAKKNVDLAIRAFAKLRDDNLIPKEEFERLRFVVGGGYDPDQRDNVQTLLHLQNLCTTLSLSQQTIPSSSPIPPHTQIIFLLNFSSAQRAHLLTSPSTLALLYTPANEHFGIVPIEAGACGLPVLACDTGGPVETVVDFSIPSNANNGTGLLRPPRAEEWAPALTTLLHLSSSQRSLISQNAQTRIAENFSLVTMGTQLEKACRDALAMGDLHVQLGDKLIWGGLGLMSFAAAGLGVIWMAGGL; this is encoded by the exons ATGGATCGCCCTCTCCGGATAGGGTTCATACACCCAGACCTTGGAATAG GCGGGGCAGAGCGTCTCGTCGTGGATGCAGCTCTATCTCTCAAGAACAAGGGCCACCACGTCACAATATTTACTTCAAGACATGATCCTTCTCGATGCTTTCCAGAGACTATAGATGGCACTCTTCAGGTTCATGTCCTCGGCTCGTCCCTCCCTCGATCACTCCACCCCAAAGTCCCCCTtaccatcctcttctccatcctgcgatccctctttctcgcagtcctccttctcacgTCTCTCCTTTTACCCGGTCCACCATCTATTATCAAccctctttcacctcttcAAGGGTTTgatatcttcttcgtcgatCAGCAGAGCGTTGCTGTCCCTCTCCTGAGGTTTGTCAGCGGAACTAGGGTTGTATTTTACTGTCATTTCCCCGACAAACTGCTTAGTGGAGGCTGGGAGATTGATGTGGGGGAAAATAAGGCTGtgttggagaggaaaggggtTGGTATACTGAAGCGCATGTACCGATGGCCTATTGACAAGCTCGAGGAGTATACGACTG GTCAATcggacatcatcatctccaactctGAATTCTCTTCCCGTGTTTTTGCCCTCGCTTTCCCTTATCTTGCCGACCAACCTCGCCGGGTAGTCTATCCCTGTATTGACGTATCTTCTTACACATCGACTTCGTCTGATGTCAAGGACGAAAGCGTCAAACTTGTTCAATCCAATCAACCTacaatcatctctttcaacagGTTtgaagcgaagaagaatgtggaTCTAGCTATAAGGGCTTTTGCAAAGCTTCGTGACGATAATCTCATCCcgaaggaagagtttgaaaGACTTCGATTTGTCGTTGGCG GCGGGTACGATCCTGATCAACGGGACAATGTCcaaactcttctccacctccaaaaCCTCTGTACCACCCTTTCTCTGTCACAGCAAaccatcccatcttcctctccaatcCCTCCCCACACGCAAATTATTTTCCTGCTCAATTTTTCTTCTGCCCAGCGTGCCCATCTCCTTACTTCCCCCTCTACCCTCGCACTCTTGTACACCCCCGCCAACGAACATTTCGGTATTGTCCCCATCGAAGCCGGGGCCTGTGGATTACCTGTACTGGCATGCGATACCGGTGGCCCTGTCGAGACGGTCGTTGAtttttccatcccttccaatGCAAACAACGGCACGGGTCTTTTACGACCACCCCGAGCCGAAGAATGGGCACCAGCGCTGACCACCCtgctccatctctcttcttctcaacgttctctcatctctcagAATGCCCAAACCCGTATCGCCGAAAACTTTTCTTTGGTTACGATGGGGACACAGCTTGAGAAGGCTTGTCGGGATGCACTAGCGATGGGTGATTTGCATGTCCAGCTTGGGGATAAGCTGATCTGGGGTGGTTTGGGGTTAATGAGTTTTGCAGCGGCGGGATTGGGTGTTATTTGGATGGCGGGGGGGCTTTGA
- a CDS encoding guanyl nucleotide binding protein: MEEQGHEQEQGQEQQHQAYAPPEYSFDNVSLYASIDAASLSSPLKNNFWRSATWSPDGSAVLTTTEDRLFRIHTLSETNLGTFETHQFKQPDSIASSIWFPTASSLVPESFCFMAGIRDNPVKLIDAKTGNVRASYPIIDHREQFISPYSMAFHPSLSKLYCGCSSFIEIIDLASSSSTQLKTTFTKSSKDGQKGIISALAFAPGATGDFVAGGYDGSVGMYTEDGELEGWLGGVEGGGVTQLSYHPLNPTLLFVASRRSDVIQVYDLHNPFQPLHSLPRKGWTNQRIRFDIDVWGRWLASGDEEGLVRIWDIVSPEVPIVFEKKLHNDAVSSVQLHPYYPLLLTSSGSRINTASESKSDGDEASEDSQSDSDSDDSNSRHENKGGKDTATPRSKVKDSTMKVWSFLPPITST; this comes from the exons atggaagagcaaggccatgagcaagagcaaggcCAAGAGCAGCAACACCAAGCATATGCTCCGCCAGAATATAGCTTTGACAATGTCTCTCTGTACGCCTCCATAGACGCAgcatctctttcctcaccGCTCAAAAACAACTTTTGGAGGTCTGCAACATG GTCACCGGATGGCTCTGCTGTGCTCACAACTACGGAGGATCGCTTGTTTCGCATACACAC CCTGAGTGAGACCAATCTCGGTACATTCGAGACCCACCAGTTCAAGCAGCCAGATAGTATAGCATCGTCAATCTGGTTCCCGACCGCCTCATCGTTGGTTCCGGAGAGTTTCTGTTTTATGGCTGGGATAAGGGACAATCCTGTCAAGCTTATTGATGCGAAAACAGGCAAT GTAAGAGCCAGTTACCCTATTATAGACCATCGAGAGCAATTCATATCTCCGTACAGCATGGCCTTCCACCCTTCGCTCTCTAAACTATACTGTGGCTGCTCGTCTTTCATCGAGATCATTGATCTcgcctcatcatcctctaccCAGCTGAAAACGACGTTCACAAAATCATCCAAAGATGGCCAAAAAGGAATCATCTCAGCCCTTGCCTTTGCGCCTGGCGCGACAGGGGACTTTGTAGCAGGAGGGTATGATGGATCGGTAGGGATGTATACAGAAGACGGGGAATTGGAAGGGTGGTTGGGTGGAGTGGAAGGTGGGGGTGTGACGCAACTATCTTACCACCCACTCAAtcccacccttctctttGTCGCTTCGAGGCGGTCAGATGTAATCCAAGTGTATGATCTCCATAATCCCTTTCAGCCGCTGCATAGTCTCCCGAGAAAAGGGTGGACAAATCAGAGGATAAGGTTTGATATAGATGTTTGGGGCAGGTGGCTGGCAAGTGGTGATGAA GAGGGGTTGGTCAGGATTTGGGATATTGTCAGCCCGGAGGTACCCATTgtgtttgagaagaagctgcatAATG ATGCTGTCAGCTCTGTTCAACTCCACCCTTACTACCCCCTTCTTCTAACATCTTCAGGCTCCAGAATTAATACTGCTTCGGAGTCAAAATCGGATGGTGACGAAGCGAGTGAAGACTCGCAATCGGATTCAGATTCCGACGACTCCAATTCAAGACATGAGAATAAGGGTGGTAAAGATACGGCCACGCCGAGAAGCAAAGTCAAAGATTCGACGATGAAAGTGTGGTCGTTCCTTCCTCCGATAACGTCCACCTag
- a CDS encoding peptidase, giving the protein MEQLEVHDDSFAAYHISGTSTPSTSSSSTASSTRAQSGKGKQRAASSEVDEETHAATLEKEVRGSSGGKRMAGQDRQEANGRRARTRISNVVNGYSPYGASHRTGTASRRSSLAKAVPEGEFYSSPKVSGARQLNTPTQQNARASTSNTRSLSRNQLLANARSTHSAGLHDDSDDAEGSPVRKAYKPDEPEDDVPVLVESPGKGPSSAQPTRRANGEQGPNSNPFKGKGKAADIFGNHRDARHPQPSRAAEHDDEVEYMPREEAKVTKEMRVAELDMLTKQVTPKFGQRQRRPMNNKEGNQVRTSNRAPTHVLKSPGDSVLLTFNVAWISPNTILRCTRITFDGKELRLACEGGGSSWKIDFKKMINIQLCTSHEHPFLCFEVNPNETDRGPLNNLLNGKKLHHEGTVQLCIRPSKSWQTAQRLDAFLSRLKFQDVDQFHELDHASCKLLSESCNSQILDTRARHEAQRRVKAAEAAEKRIGSRASSPIDSWPYGTDDKKEEKEKKPAAKGGRGKKKEEQEDRNQSKLNFAPQPVVPVPVRRSSRRSSNKHIEEISSDDERPVHLPKKPPPAHKNELYFCYPPTEKAAVSITQGDKFRVEVGEFLNDTLLEFGLRHVLSQVTDARREETHVFNSFFYGKLSNKSKGNKPTPDGWPAYDSVQRWTRNKNVFDKRFIIVPINEHFHWYLAVIINPRGILRPRDPESAPEISRPTTRATAGSTVGGSPGHSYSELTGDSKFHAGPKSSAGAQADKDASPEKEKETASDHQPAPDPPSAQPNQSPKRSLGQLSTPSISRKSPFFQSSPLTPALEGDGGEFPHPGDQSVDPLDVMSQQTDTERDEDVEMKDVRSGVQDIDLDGPPNSKNEKEGSDDEGTGSFIVTPTLLAMQQQQNQVENGAKLPLVTTVPDDDEGEENVKVKDLASAKKGRARGLDANFEDGRTWIITFDSLGGAHRAVGTNLSRWLQYEAKNKLNIDYEPEDAQYWHGKVSTAARKFYDCGLFVVHYAKQLLQRPEEVLSFVQRRQPPEWSPQAGQWRADLDRFWQASETKNLRISWLSTMEDLASEWEKIEKERPKVADDAEGEGDASQVEEVTKEEREAEARMEEEVEQELKRRQEEIDKGEGEKGEEKREEEGDDTRGESEATENDMEKEQPPDGNAEDSEPPLHPDFDPSLDLQLDPEFICPENSTTSTPVISQTQQMPASVPIEPSSADSSAVSDAPAERGTSTVPDVDADMNTDTAVEDQQEKVAKINWESPIPNRQAPSIFDREQETEETGQEREMNGKVTMLIDDGDPILSSSLLSQTPGAYNSPTHGTHLRFGEENELESEGPGDETKEKEDETVRVKSHRQQEEEEEEKDAKNTIGPLPRTSRYFAPSNNDSTPHLTKPPFRSSAAKKPRHHGDRASSPIDDGPFAGLSESAPNANSRSRSGSIHEPASIPRKASRTTRIEGDDKGDEGDTDGLESGRKNTASRVPSPKKLAPASTYAPTSAKKAPKRVAGRNDIETRANKRAKGGSKGKGRQSTGASRDEAIELDSD; this is encoded by the exons ATGGAGCAGCTTGAGGTCCACGACGACTCCTTCGCAGCCTACCATATCTCCGGGACCTCTACTccatccacatcttcatcgagCACAGCCTCCAGCACACGCGCACAAAGTGGGAAAGGCAAGCAGCGAGCAGCGTCAAGCgaggttgatgaagaaacaCATGCGGCAACGCTAGAAAA AGAAGTACGCGGCAGCTctggtggaaagagaatggCTGGGCAGGACAGACAA GAGGCCAACGGGCGTCGAGCGAGGACCAGAATATCAAACGTTGTAAATGGATACTCTCCGTACGGTGCGAGTCACAGGACAGGAACGGCTTCACGGCGGTCAAGCCTTGCAAAAGCTGTCCCAGAAGGCGAATTCTATTCCAGCCCAAAAGTCTCCGGGGCACGACAACTCAACACTCCTACCCAACAGAACGCCCGTGCCAGCACCTCAAATACCCGCTCTCTATCAAGGAACCAACTACTCGCTAACGCCAGGAGCACCCATTCTGCTGGCTTACATGATGATAGTGATGATGCTGAGGGATCCCCCGTACGAAAAGCGTACAAGCCCGATGAgccagaagatgatgtcCCTGTTCTTGTTGAATCGCCAGGCAAAGGACCCTCCAGCGCCCAGCCTACAAGACGCGCAAATGGAGAGCAAGGGCCAAATTCAAATCCATTCAAAGGTAAGGGGAAAGCTGCAGATATATTCGGGAATCATCGTGACGCCCGGCATCCCCAGCCTTCTCGTGCGGCAGAGCACGACGATGAAGTCGAGTATATGCCACGCGAGGAGGCGAAAGTTACAAAAGAGATGCGTGTTGCAGAATTAGATATGCTTACGAAGCAAGTGACACCGAAGTTTGGGCAGAGGCAAAGGCGACCGATGAATAACAAGGAGGGAAATCAGGTCAGG ACGTCAAATCGTGCGCCGACCCATGTTCTCAAAAGTCCCGGTGATTCTGTCCTACTTACTTTCAATGTTGCGTGGATCTCTCCAAACACAATCTTGCGGTGTACCCGGATAACGTTTGACGGAAAAGAGCTGAGATTGGCCTGTGAAGGCGGAGGGTCATCGTGGAAAATCGATTTCAAGAAAATGATAAACATACAG TTGTGCACAAGTCACGaacatcctttcctttgtttCGAAGTGAATCCCAACGAAACCGATCGTGGTCCACTCAATAATCTTTTGAATGGAAAGA AACTGCATCATGAGGGTACGGTTCAGCTTTGCATAAGGCCTTCTAAATCATGGCAAACTGCCCAAAGACTCGATGCCTTCTTGTCACGGTTGAAATTTCAAGACGTTGACCAATTTCACGAGCTTGA CCATGCATCTTGTAAGCTGCTTTCCGAGTCCTGCAACTCTCAAATCCTCGATACTAGAGCCCGTCATGAAGCTCAGCGACGCGTCAAAGCGGCAGAAGCAGCCGAGAAACGAATTGGAAGCCgggcttcttctcccataGACTCGTGGCCGTACGGAACCGACgacaaaaaggaagaaaaggagaagaaacCTGCAGCCAAGGGAGGTAGAGgtaaaaagaaggaagagcaagaagatcgGAATCAGAGTAAACTTAACTT CGCCCCTCAGCCTGTTGTTCCCGTTCCCGTTCGTCGGAGTTCACGTCGATCGAGCAACAAGCATATTGAAGAAATTTCCTCTGACGATGAAAGACCTGTACACCTCCCCAAGaaaccaccaccagccCATAAGAATGAGTTATACTTTTGTTATCCACCAACGGAGAAAGCGGCGGTGAGCATTACTCAGGGCGATAAGTTCAGAGTGGAGGTTGGCGAATTCTTAAATGATACTTTGTTGGAGTTTGGTCTGAG GCATGTGTTGAGTCAAGTGACCGAtgcgagaagagaggaaacTCATGTTTTTAACTCGTTCTTCTATGGTAAACTGTCGAACAAGTCGAAAGG GAATAAACCCACACCTGATGGCTGGCCAGCTTATGACTCCGTTCAAAGATGGACCCGGAATAAGAATGTTTTTGATAAGCGGTTCATCATTGTGCCCATCAACGAACA TTTTCATTGGTACTTGGCTGTTATCATCAATCCTCGAGGTATCCTTCGGCCCCGAGATCCAGAATCCGCTCCAGAAATATCTCGTCCTACCACACGCGCCACGGCTGGAAGTACGGTCGGTGGAAGTCCTGGGCATAGCTATTCCGAGCTCACGGGGGATTCTAAGTTCCATGCTGGACCTAAATCTTCTGCAGGAGCACAGGCAGACAAGGATGCATCGCccgaaaaagaaaaggaaaccGCTTCTGACCACCAACCGGCTCCTGATCCACCTTCTGCGCAACCCAATCAATCTCCCAAGCGATCTCTGGGCCAACTGTCTACGCCTTCGATATCTCGAAAAtctccctttttccaaTCGTCGCCGCTCACGCCTGCACTTGAAGGCGACGGCGGAGAGTTTCCACATCCAGGAGATCAGTCTGTAGATCCACTCGATGTAATGAGCCAGCAGACGGACACTGAGAGGGACGAAGATGTAGAGATGAAAGACGTGCGCAGTGGGGTGCAGGACATTGACTTGGATGGACCACCCAACTCCAAAaacgaaaaggaaggaagtgatgatgaggggaCTGGGAGTTTTATTGTCACTCCGACACTGCTGGCtatgcagcagcagcagaatcAAGTTGAGAATGGTGCCAAGTTACCTTTGGTTACCACTGTGccggatgatgatgaaggagaggagaacgTCAAAGTAAAAGATTTAGCATCAGCgaaaaagggaagggcCAGGGGACTAGATGCGAATTTTGAAGACGGCCG TACATGGATTATCACCTTTGATTCTCTTGGAGGCGCTCACAGGGCGGTTGGCACCAATCTCTCAAGATGGTTGCAATATGAAGCTAAGAATAAGCTTAACATTGATTATGAGCCTGAAGACGCGCAATACTGGCACGGCAAGGTGA GTACCGCAGCAAGGAAATTTTATGACTGTGGCTTGTTCGTGGTCCACTATGCCAAGCAGCTTTTGCAAAGGCCTGAAGAAGTCCTTTCTTTCGTGCAA CGTCGTCAACCTCCCGAATGGTCTCCTCAAGCCGGTCAATGGCGAGCCGATCTTGACAGGTTTTGGCAAGCCTCCGAGACGAAAAACCTTCGTATATCCTGGCTGTCTACCATGGAAGATCTGGCTAGtgaatgggagaagatcGAGAAGGAACGGCCCAAGGTGGCGGATGATGCGGAGGGCGAAGGGGATGCGAGTCAAGTCGAGGAAGTGAccaaagaggaaagagaggcgGAAGCgcgaatggaagaggaggtggagcaGGAGTTGAAAAGACggcaagaggagattgacaAGGGCGagggggaaaagggagaagaaaagagagaggaggaaggtgacgaTACCAGAGGAGAGTCAGAAGCGACTGAGAATGACATGGAGAAAGAACAACCTCCAGATGGGAATGCCGAGGACTCTGAgcctccccttcatcccgATTTCGATCCTTCGTTAGACCTCCAACTCGACCCCGAATTCATTTGTCCAGAAAACTCCACAACATCTACACCTGTCATatcccaaacccaacaGATGCCTGCTTCAGTCCCCATTGAGCCGTCATCCGCAGACTCATCTGCGGTTAGCGATGCACCCGCTGAAAGGGGCACCAGCACAGTTCCCGATGTCGATGCTGATATGAATACTGATACCGCAGTGGAGGATCAACAGGAAAAAGTCGCCAAGATCAACTGGGAAAGTCCCATACCTAACAGGCAGGCTCCAAGCATTTTCGATCGAGAACAAGAGACTGAAGAGACGgggcaagaaagagagatgaatgGCAAAGTGACCATGCTGATAGATGACGGTGATCCgattctttcctcatccttgctTTCACAAACTCCGGGGGCTTATAATTCCCCAACCCATGGGACCCATCTTAGATTTggggaagaaaatgaattgGAAAGTGAAGGGCCTGGGGATGAgacaaaagagaaagaggatgaaacaGTCCGGGTCAAGAGTCACCGTcaacaggaagaggaagaagaggaaaaggacgCAAAAAACACGATCGGACCGTTACCCCGTACCAGCCGTTATTTCGCGCCTTCCAACAACGACTCCACACCTCATCTCACAAAACCTCCTTTCAGATCATCAGCTGCCAAAAAGCCCAGACACCATGGAGATAGGGCAAGCAGTCCGATTGACGATGGGCCATTTGCAGGTTTAAGTGAAAGTGCACCAAACGCCAATTCTAGATCGAGATCTGGGTCGATTCACGAACCGGCTTCGATCCCTAGAAAAGCGTCTCGCACGACCAGAATCGAAGGCGATGACAAGggcgatgaaggtgatACAGACGGGTTGGAAAGCGGGCGTAAGAATACAGCCTCACGTGTGCCGTCGCCCAAGAAGCTTGCCCCTGCTAGCACATATGCGCCCACATCTGCGAAAAAGGCGCCCAAGAGGGTTGCGGGAAGGAATGATATAGAGACTAGGGCGAATAAGCGGGCAAAGGGAGGAAGTAAGGGTAAAGGAAGACAGTCCACGGGCGCATCGAGGGATGAAGCTATCGAGTTGGATTCAGATTAG
- a CDS encoding argininosuccinate synthase, translated as MVATGEKKGKVILAYSGGLDTSCILLWLIEQGYEVVAYMADVGQEEDFEAARAKAMKCGAVGFHLADLKREFVEELIYPAVQCNAIYENVYLLGTSLARPVIARGMIEAAVKEGCDYVSHGCTGKGNDQVRFELAFYGLAPNIKVIAPWRLPEFYERFDGRSALLEYAAKNGIPVTQTAAKPWSTGELFYLFSVLNENLFHISYEAGILEDPNQTPPDDMWKLTVSPEKAPDAPERVHIEFAKGLPVKVTFPADGKIVTDSVDIFLSLNALARRHGVGRIDIVENRFIGVKSRGCYESPAATILRAAHMDLEGLTLDRNVRALRDQFVTTQLSQILYNGFFFSPEREFITAAIPASQKTVNGVVRLKLYKGNVVVEGRDADEGLYDAKFTSMDEMGGFEPTATSGFIEISSIRIKAWGRANIKRGQDGVSPKDVYHREN; from the exons ATGGTTGCTACTGgtgaaaagaagggcaaggtcaTCCTCGCCTACTCTGGTGGTCTTG ACACTTCTTGCATTCTTTTGTGGCTTATTGAGCAAGGCTATGAGGTTGTTGCCTACATGGCTGATGTTGGTCAGGAGGAAGACTTTGAGGCTGCTCGTGCCAAGGCTATGAAGTGTGGTGCCGTCGGTTTCCACCTTGCCGATTTGAAGCGAGAGTTTGTTGAGGAGCTCATCTACC CTGCCGTTCAATGTAATGCCATCTACGAGAACGTCTACCTCCTTGGTACTTCCCTCGCTCGTCCCGTTATTGCCCGAGGCATGATTGAGGCTGCCGTCAAGGAGGGTTGCGACTATGTCTCTCACGGTTGTACCGGCAAGGGTAACGACCAGGTCCGATTTGAGCTCGCCTTTTACGGTCTCGCCCCCAACATCAAGGTCATTGCTCCCTGGCGATTGCCCGAATTCTACGAGCGATTCGACGGTCGATCCGCTTTGCTCGAGTACGCCGCTAAGAACGGTATTCCCGTCACCCAGACCGCTGCCAAGCCCTGGTCTACTGGCGAGTTATTTTATCTATTTTCCGTTTTGA ACGagaacctcttccacatctCTTACGAGGCTGGTATCCTTGAGGACCCCAACCAGACTCCCCCCGATGACATGTGGAAGCTTACCGTTTCCCCCGAGAAGGCTCCCGATGCTCCCGAGCGAGTTCACATTGAGTTCGCCAAGGGTCTCCCCGTCAAGGTTACTTTTCCTGCTGACGGCAAGATTGTGACCGACTCTGTCGacattttcctttccctcaaCGCTCTTGCCAGGAGGCACGGTGTCGGTCGAATCGACATTGTCGAGAACCGATTCATTGGTGTCAAGTCTCGAGGATGCTACGAGTCTCCCGCTGCCACCATCCTCCGAGCTGCCCACATGGACCTCGAAGGTTTGACCCTCGACCGAAACGTCCGAGCTCTCCGAGACCAATTTGTCACCACCCAACTCTCTCAGATTCTCTACAACggtttcttcttttcccctgAGCGTGAATTCATCACTGCCGCTATCCCCGCTTCTCAAAAGACTGTCAATGGTGTCGTCCGACTCAAGCTCTACAAGGGCAACGTTGTTGTCGAGGGCCGAGATGCCGACGAGGGCTTGTACGACGCCAAGTTCACTTCTATGGACGAGATGGGGGGTTTCGAACCCACCGCTACCAGCGGTTTCATTGAGATCTCTTCTATCAGGATCAAGGCTTGGGGCAGGGccaa cATCAAGCGAGGACAGGACGGCGTCAGCCCCAAGGATGTCTACCACCGTGAAAACTAG